A window of the Myxococcus virescens genome harbors these coding sequences:
- a CDS encoding sensor histidine kinase translates to MSPRSAGRQALLSSFRRWTRAQDAAEVLAASGLGAWLALCAFVPSLLAMTAWAPGARSFFGIHFGTALLCAAPMLTSGVLFSLVHRRRRRIEPWGWVWLIFGVATMHFFVAALMALSAPPGAAVIASLFLFTTAFHGRLHRVTPHQPFLALGTALALALALPLRGSDEHLALFGVIGPAALTAQLYLGTFAVQHDRARADAERLRAAVHAQLLEQQERDVGRLSQALSEILGYHHDIDNALMAAGSAADMLAVVGAHRPGPGRTEFDDLLRQLNDNLTQIRDMMMDARTKGRRHAGMEPEPVELAPVLDSVQASVGLRFPDVDIQVEVEPPSPPLRALMRGGAPTLRRVVENLVLNACEGNGEEGAARVHIHARVEPLSGRLEVTITDDGPGFPPGQLGRPAEALYTSKSHATGLGLYTSECLLRASGGMLHRQNAAGGGAVLRMVLPREYR, encoded by the coding sequence ATGAGTCCGCGCTCCGCCGGGCGACAGGCCCTCCTGTCCTCGTTCCGGCGGTGGACGCGCGCCCAGGATGCCGCGGAGGTGCTGGCCGCCTCGGGCCTGGGCGCGTGGCTCGCGCTCTGTGCCTTCGTGCCGAGCCTGCTGGCCATGACAGCCTGGGCCCCCGGCGCGCGGAGCTTCTTCGGCATCCACTTCGGCACCGCGCTGCTGTGCGCCGCGCCCATGTTGACCAGCGGCGTCCTGTTCTCGCTCGTCCACCGGCGGCGCCGCCGCATCGAGCCCTGGGGCTGGGTGTGGCTCATCTTCGGCGTGGCGACGATGCACTTCTTCGTGGCCGCGCTGATGGCCCTGTCGGCGCCGCCAGGGGCCGCCGTCATCGCCTCGCTGTTCCTCTTCACCACCGCCTTCCATGGACGGCTGCACCGGGTGACGCCGCACCAGCCCTTCCTCGCCCTGGGCACCGCCCTGGCCCTGGCGCTGGCCCTGCCCTTGCGCGGCAGCGACGAACACCTGGCCCTCTTCGGCGTCATCGGCCCCGCGGCGCTCACCGCGCAGCTCTACCTGGGGACCTTCGCCGTACAGCATGACCGGGCCCGCGCGGACGCGGAGCGCCTGCGCGCCGCTGTTCACGCGCAACTGCTGGAGCAGCAGGAGCGCGACGTGGGCCGCCTGTCGCAGGCGCTGTCGGAAATCCTGGGCTACCACCACGACATCGACAACGCGCTCATGGCGGCGGGCAGCGCGGCGGACATGCTGGCCGTGGTGGGCGCGCACCGCCCGGGCCCCGGCCGCACCGAGTTCGACGACCTGCTCCGGCAGCTCAACGACAACCTGACGCAGATACGGGACATGATGATGGACGCCCGCACCAAGGGGCGGCGCCATGCCGGCATGGAGCCGGAGCCCGTGGAGCTGGCGCCGGTGCTGGACTCGGTGCAGGCCAGCGTGGGCCTGCGCTTCCCGGACGTGGACATCCAGGTGGAGGTGGAGCCGCCCTCCCCGCCCCTGCGCGCCCTGATGCGCGGCGGCGCGCCCACGCTGCGCCGCGTGGTGGAGAACCTGGTGCTCAACGCGTGCGAGGGCAACGGCGAGGAAGGCGCGGCGCGGGTCCACATCCATGCACGCGTGGAGCCGCTCAGCGGGCGCCTGGAGGTCACCATCACGGATGATGGCCCCGGCTTCCCGCCCGGCCAGCTCGGCCGCCCCGCCGAGGCGCTGTACACCAGCAAGTCCCACGCGACGGGCCTGGGCCTCTACACCAGCGAGTGCCTGCTGCGCGCCAGCGGCGGCATGCTGCACCGGCAGAACGCGGCAGGGGGCGGCGCCGTGCTCCGCATGGTCCTTCCCAGGGAGTACCGATGA
- a CDS encoding SAM-dependent methyltransferase — translation MRAEAVQPEWRRDEVSAYYEAKTERLLQRYGPGPRVHYHSGLVDVVPPPGASSEVLRDTVHAAQEALLVELARAVGRFPDGGEVLDVGCGLGGGAMYWATEHQAHVTAVTNVPSHVALVRGFAEAAGVSARVRPILCDALSVPGRAAFDAVVAVESACYLPRAEWFRRTRTLLKPGGVLAIADCFLCRPELAPGFDRYWRTRIGSLDEYLSAAHAAGLELEVRDDVSSRVVGFWSLTLELMVHERASAHPSQHPLRALAQAGRGESSREHLRLQQALMDGGLEYGLLVLRRVD, via the coding sequence ATGAGAGCCGAAGCCGTGCAACCCGAGTGGAGACGCGACGAGGTGAGCGCGTACTACGAGGCGAAGACGGAGCGGCTGCTCCAACGCTACGGGCCCGGCCCCCGCGTGCACTATCACTCCGGGCTGGTGGACGTGGTGCCGCCGCCCGGCGCGTCCTCGGAGGTGCTGCGCGACACGGTCCATGCCGCGCAGGAAGCACTGCTGGTGGAGCTGGCGCGCGCCGTGGGCCGCTTCCCGGACGGCGGCGAGGTGCTGGACGTCGGCTGCGGCCTGGGCGGCGGCGCGATGTACTGGGCCACCGAGCATCAGGCGCACGTGACGGCGGTGACGAACGTGCCCTCGCATGTCGCGCTGGTGCGCGGCTTCGCGGAGGCCGCGGGCGTGAGCGCGCGCGTGCGTCCCATCCTCTGTGACGCCCTCTCCGTTCCGGGCCGCGCGGCCTTCGACGCGGTGGTGGCGGTGGAGAGCGCCTGCTACCTGCCGCGCGCCGAGTGGTTCCGCCGCACGCGGACGCTGCTGAAACCAGGCGGCGTGCTAGCCATCGCCGACTGCTTCCTCTGCCGCCCGGAGCTGGCCCCCGGCTTTGATCGGTATTGGCGCACGCGCATCGGCTCGCTCGATGAGTATCTGTCCGCCGCGCACGCCGCGGGGTTGGAGCTGGAGGTACGCGACGACGTGTCCTCACGCGTGGTGGGCTTCTGGTCGCTGACCCTGGAATTGATGGTGCATGAGCGCGCTTCGGCACACCCCTCCCAGCATCCCCTGCGTGCGCTCGCGCAGGCCGGCCGCGGCGAATCCAGCCGCGAGCACCTGCGCCTGCAACAAGCGTTGATGGACGGCGGTCTGGAGTACGGGCTGCTCGTGCTCCGGCGGGTGGACTGA